Proteins encoded by one window of Gammaproteobacteria bacterium:
- a CDS encoding VOC family protein: MKIKLTSVFVSDLDKALAFYTDVLGFVKKRDEPMGDTRLITLVSKTEPDGAELMLEPNGEHPPTKTYKRALYDEGIPLTAFLVDDVAKECARLKRQGVQFRTEVVTCGGASSAVFDDTCGNLIMLYQAN; the protein is encoded by the coding sequence ATGAAAATCAAACTGACCAGCGTCTTCGTTTCGGATTTGGACAAGGCACTCGCGTTTTATACGGACGTTTTGGGCTTTGTCAAAAAGCGCGACGAGCCGATGGGCGATACGCGCCTCATCACCTTGGTTTCCAAAACCGAGCCGGACGGTGCTGAATTGATGTTAGAGCCAAACGGCGAGCATCCGCCGACCAAAACTTACAAACGCGCGCTTTACGATGAGGGGATTCCGCTTACCGCGTTTTTGGTTGACGATGTGGCAAAGGAATGTGCGCGTTTGAAGCGGCAGGGGGTGCAGTTTCGCACCGAAGTTGTAACCTGCGGAGGCGCGTCTTCGGCGGTGTTTGACGACACCTGCGGAAATTTAATCATGCTGTATCAAGCGAACTGA